One genomic segment of Chitinophaga sancti includes these proteins:
- the hxsD gene encoding His-Xaa-Ser system protein HxsD produces the protein MVYQLANNILTIIIDAAIYSEPVLLKCFYWYAGTFEVDIAMGTISSYSISLKLKDANDTFDWEHTIQKIKQDLIDFKLRQIVTDETTTIRELIIAKAFAHYEEEDTPLTEIGDPLGFDPKII, from the coding sequence ATGGTCTATCAGTTAGCAAATAATATATTGACAATTATAATAGATGCTGCAATTTATAGTGAACCGGTTTTACTAAAATGTTTTTATTGGTATGCAGGTACTTTTGAAGTAGACATAGCTATGGGGACTATCTCCTCTTATTCCATTTCCTTGAAACTAAAGGATGCCAATGATACCTTCGATTGGGAACATACTATACAAAAGATAAAGCAGGATCTTATAGATTTTAAGCTGAGACAGATAGTGACTGATGAAACCACTACTATAAGAGAACTGATAATAGCAAAAGCATTTGCTCACTATGAGGAAGAAGATACGCCATTAACTGAAATAGGTGATCCATTGGGGTTTGATCCGAAAATAATTTGA
- a CDS encoding DUF4407 domain-containing protein — protein MKRNFYETPKSNLLMRLLWKAAGGDRYLLESATYSDQVKYACLGGIVFATGAMAGLAGGYAFYTIFEPRGSAIEHDTVNWTIIMLSLIFGFAWGLMIFNIDRFIVTSTGKGDGTEAITWDEFKGAIPRIIMGAIIALTISKPVEIRMFKTEIDIKLREKQLEQQAEYQKKVDKTYEEREKLLEADMGKMLIARNDLTNRIKNAENEYIDQLQGRTGAAGAGNGPLSKALKSQMDALNLELDQFDKSNQIQLTLLKQKQEQLRAEKEKERNNNEKIANGLDGLLERIKLTHEIAGFWITLFITLLFLAIELTPVFFKLMLIKSPYDYLAENRDELIKAERGIEVRYDYYKDKEGLERHLIINHEAERLVYEKIKVTEIQKELTEYAIEQYKAREKAKIDQDLDAYIQSINQHEQGTAHA, from the coding sequence ATGAAAAGAAATTTTTACGAAACACCAAAGTCTAACCTTCTCATGCGCCTCCTTTGGAAGGCAGCAGGAGGAGATAGATATTTACTGGAAAGTGCCACCTACAGTGACCAGGTCAAATACGCTTGTTTGGGGGGCATTGTATTTGCCACTGGCGCCATGGCAGGCCTTGCAGGAGGATATGCCTTTTATACCATCTTTGAACCCAGAGGCTCGGCTATTGAACATGATACTGTGAACTGGACGATTATCATGCTATCACTCATATTCGGATTTGCATGGGGACTTATGATCTTTAACATAGATCGGTTTATCGTTACCAGTACAGGGAAAGGCGACGGTACTGAAGCTATCACCTGGGATGAATTCAAAGGAGCTATTCCCAGAATTATCATGGGCGCGATCATTGCCCTCACCATCTCTAAACCAGTAGAGATCAGAATGTTCAAAACTGAAATTGATATCAAATTGCGAGAAAAGCAGTTGGAACAACAAGCTGAATATCAAAAGAAAGTAGATAAAACATATGAAGAAAGAGAAAAACTGCTGGAAGCAGATATGGGCAAAATGCTTATCGCAAGAAATGATCTGACCAACCGTATTAAAAATGCCGAAAATGAATATATAGATCAGTTACAGGGTAGAACTGGTGCTGCAGGTGCAGGTAACGGACCTCTATCAAAAGCCCTCAAAAGTCAAATGGATGCCCTGAATCTTGAATTAGATCAATTCGACAAAAGTAATCAGATACAACTGACTCTTCTAAAACAAAAGCAGGAGCAACTAAGAGCCGAAAAAGAAAAGGAAAGAAATAATAATGAAAAGATAGCAAACGGCTTAGATGGTCTGCTTGAACGTATTAAACTGACCCATGAGATTGCTGGATTTTGGATTACACTTTTTATCACTTTATTGTTCCTCGCCATAGAATTAACGCCAGTATTTTTCAAACTCATGCTCATCAAAAGCCCTTACGACTACCTGGCAGAAAACCGGGATGAGTTAATCAAAGCAGAACGAGGAATAGAAGTACGCTACGACTATTATAAGGACAAAGAAGGCTTAGAGCGCCATCTCATCATCAATCACGAAGCAGAAAGATTAGTCTATGAAAAGATAAAAGTAACCGAAATCCAAAAAGAGCTAACCGAATATGCAATAGAACAGTACAAAGCGAGGGAAAAAGCCAAAATTGACCAGGATCTGGACGCTTACATTCAAAGTATAAATCAACATGAGCAAGGTACTGCACATGCTTAG
- the hxsC gene encoding His-Xaa-Ser system radical SAM maturase HxsC: MDNPLKLMVLRTKGIPNKIDTPIVGRISFSGSDLLVNSECILSTGSVRDMPGVYGIGDLSHLYEGDIVVVHADGVVNTVYRVNSVHNFLLFTERCNSNCLMCSQPPKDKDDTDYLYYLHSKTIPLIPKDCFELGITGGEPTLLGERYFKLLEQIQYELPNTEVHCLTNGRSFAWPNIAGRLGDMHFRRLMLGIPIYSDYPAQHDYIVQAKDAFNQTVKGLYNLAKQNVRIELRIVLHQQTIPRLMKLAKFIYKNLPFAEHVTFMGLEYQGYTPHNIDKLWIDPLDYGEVLSDAVSFLGDMGMRVSIYNSQLCTIPKDVWGYARRSISDWKNVYHEACEGCGVKEQCGGFFASGMKKHSRGIMAIV; the protein is encoded by the coding sequence TTGGATAACCCATTAAAGCTGATGGTATTAAGGACTAAAGGTATACCCAATAAGATTGATACGCCTATTGTCGGGAGAATCTCCTTCTCCGGATCGGACCTGTTGGTAAATTCGGAATGTATTTTATCCACTGGTAGTGTGAGAGATATGCCGGGGGTATATGGTATAGGTGATCTCAGCCACCTTTACGAAGGAGATATTGTAGTAGTACATGCTGATGGTGTTGTAAATACAGTATATAGAGTAAATTCTGTACATAATTTCCTTTTATTTACCGAACGCTGCAATAGTAATTGTCTGATGTGTTCCCAGCCGCCGAAAGATAAAGACGATACTGACTACTTATATTATTTGCATAGTAAGACTATACCACTTATACCGAAGGATTGTTTTGAGTTGGGAATTACCGGTGGGGAACCAACATTATTAGGGGAGAGGTACTTTAAATTATTGGAGCAGATACAGTATGAGTTACCCAATACAGAGGTTCATTGCCTGACAAACGGTCGCTCATTTGCCTGGCCGAATATAGCCGGCCGTTTAGGTGACATGCATTTTAGGAGATTGATGTTGGGCATTCCGATCTATTCTGATTACCCTGCGCAGCATGACTATATTGTGCAGGCGAAAGATGCTTTTAATCAGACAGTGAAGGGGTTGTATAACCTGGCTAAGCAAAATGTTCGTATTGAACTTAGAATTGTATTGCATCAACAGACTATTCCAAGATTGATGAAGCTGGCTAAATTTATTTATAAAAATTTGCCATTTGCTGAACATGTAACTTTTATGGGGTTGGAATATCAGGGGTATACACCTCATAATATTGATAAGTTATGGATAGATCCTTTGGATTATGGAGAGGTATTATCTGATGCAGTGAGTTTTTTAGGGGATATGGGCATGAGAGTTTCCATTTATAATTCTCAATTGTGTACAATTCCGAAAGATGTGTGGGGGTATGCAAGGAGGTCTATTTCGGATTGGAAGAATGTTTATCATGAGGCTTGTGAAGGGTGTGGTGTGAAAGAGCAGTGTGGTGGATTCTTTGCTTCGGGGATGAAAAAACATAGTAGAGGCATAATGGCAATTGTATAG
- the hxsB gene encoding His-Xaa-Ser system radical SAM maturase HxsB: MDVKVGVDRKTRKFKEREYYRGEDVKYHLLPFRFHRVPDGREIIVNEIGDFLVVPKGTIERIVTRTITPEEELYEDLVASFFISPEPIPSLLEVISTRYSTKKSFLDAFTSLHIFVISLRCEHTCHYCQVSRVTSDRNKYDMSRFHIDAGIEMMMRSPNPNVTMEFQGGEALLAFENIIYAVEKTKEAALVHNKNVSYVICTNLAPLTDEMLNYCSENSILISTSLDGPAFIHDKNRHKPNASSYELAVNGINRCREMLGYGNVSALTTTTKLSLEHPVEIVDEYVRLGFRNIFLRPISPYGFAVKSEKKNKYETGRFLEYYKTALQRIIDHNLNGYFIREDYTSIILRKLLTPFPVGYVDLQSPSGMINNVIVFNYDGAIYATDEARMLAEMKDYTFRLGTLGETSYNEVFYGEKVQAISEVMTNESLPGCSECVFQTYCGADPVFNHATQGDMVGFRPTNSFCQRNMEIIQHIIMLMEDDKRIEKIFKSWITH; this comes from the coding sequence ATGGATGTAAAAGTCGGTGTGGATAGGAAGACAAGGAAGTTTAAGGAGCGTGAATACTATCGTGGGGAAGATGTAAAGTATCACTTGCTACCATTTAGATTCCATAGAGTACCAGATGGAAGAGAGATCATTGTGAATGAAATAGGAGATTTCCTGGTAGTTCCTAAAGGAACAATTGAACGTATTGTGACGAGGACTATCACACCTGAAGAGGAATTATATGAAGACCTTGTCGCCAGTTTTTTTATTTCCCCTGAACCTATTCCTTCCCTACTTGAAGTAATATCAACCAGGTATAGTACTAAAAAGTCATTTTTAGACGCCTTCACATCTTTGCACATATTTGTTATTAGTCTGCGATGTGAGCATACCTGTCATTATTGCCAGGTTTCCAGGGTGACTAGTGACAGGAACAAGTACGATATGAGTAGATTTCATATTGATGCTGGTATTGAAATGATGATGCGATCTCCGAATCCAAACGTTACCATGGAATTTCAGGGAGGTGAGGCGTTATTGGCGTTTGAAAATATTATATATGCGGTTGAAAAGACTAAGGAGGCTGCATTGGTACATAATAAAAATGTCAGCTATGTGATCTGTACCAACCTGGCTCCGTTAACTGATGAAATGCTTAACTATTGTAGTGAGAATAGCATTCTCATTTCTACATCATTGGATGGGCCGGCTTTTATACACGATAAAAATAGGCACAAACCTAATGCAAGTAGTTACGAGTTGGCGGTAAACGGGATCAATCGCTGCAGAGAAATGTTAGGTTACGGAAATGTATCTGCATTAACAACGACGACCAAGCTGTCATTAGAACATCCTGTGGAAATTGTAGATGAGTACGTTAGGCTTGGGTTTAGGAATATTTTTCTGAGGCCCATTAGTCCTTATGGTTTTGCTGTTAAAAGTGAAAAGAAGAATAAATACGAGACTGGCAGGTTCCTCGAGTATTATAAAACTGCGTTGCAGCGGATAATTGATCATAATTTGAATGGGTACTTTATCCGGGAAGATTATACCTCAATCATATTAAGGAAATTGTTGACTCCATTTCCGGTAGGCTATGTAGATCTGCAATCACCTTCGGGAATGATAAATAATGTGATCGTATTTAATTATGACGGTGCCATTTATGCTACGGATGAGGCAAGGATGTTAGCCGAAATGAAAGATTATACCTTTCGATTAGGCACGTTAGGGGAAACATCTTATAATGAAGTCTTCTATGGAGAGAAAGTGCAAGCAATCAGTGAGGTCATGACAAATGAGTCTTTACCTGGGTGTTCTGAATGTGTTTTTCAAACATATTGTGGTGCTGATCCCGTTTTTAACCATGCTACGCAGGGAGATATGGTAGGATTCAGGCCGACGAATTCATTTTGTCAAAGGAATATGGAGATCATCCAACATATTATTATGTTGATGGAGGATGACAAACGAATAGAAAAAATATTTAAAAGTTGGATAACCCATTAA
- a CDS encoding peptidoglycan-binding domain-containing protein, with protein sequence MNTEKFGFQALFKKTLAVMTTAISTLTATGNAVPVKSLVVDNDKDINYGNLHRNVLKPKLTLKLNVNNPENSLVLMHTSHSSHSSHSSHSSHSSHSSHYSSSYSTGGYTTSGSSYSTPSSSSTLPSSTSTSSYSSGTSASSSKSSAKSVQPLLATSYNIDFCIPSLKAGEAFKLYSEGQDVEALQKMLSLHIKGFSVTGYYGNQTVKAVKEFQERNGMEGNGIMDSTTLELLRKQCYGLSVSK encoded by the coding sequence ATGAACACGGAAAAATTCGGTTTTCAAGCGCTTTTTAAAAAGACCCTCGCAGTAATGACAACTGCTATCAGTACGTTGACAGCTACCGGAAATGCGGTTCCCGTAAAGTCCTTAGTTGTTGATAATGATAAGGATATAAATTATGGTAACCTTCATAGGAATGTCTTAAAACCCAAATTGACATTGAAGTTAAATGTGAATAACCCTGAGAATAGCTTGGTACTAATGCATACATCACATAGTTCTCATAGTTCGCATAGCTCTCACTCGTCGCATTCATCTCATTCGTCGCACTATTCGTCATCTTATAGTACTGGTGGCTATACGACCTCGGGTTCGTCATATTCAACGCCGTCATCTTCGTCAACTTTACCATCATCTACTTCTACCTCTTCTTATTCTTCGGGCACTTCAGCCTCTTCATCTAAATCTTCTGCTAAAAGTGTTCAACCACTACTTGCCACTAGTTATAATATAGATTTTTGTATTCCTTCATTAAAAGCAGGTGAAGCATTTAAATTATATAGTGAAGGACAGGATGTGGAAGCGTTACAGAAAATGTTGTCTTTGCATATAAAAGGGTTTTCTGTAACTGGGTATTACGGTAATCAGACCGTGAAGGCCGTTAAGGAGTTCCAGGAAAGAAATGGGATGGAAGGAAACGGTATAATGGATAGTACGACTTTAGAACTCTTAAGAAAGCAATGTTATGGTCTATCAGTTAGCAAATAA
- a CDS encoding LuxR C-terminal-related transcriptional regulator: MSNPGEFSRSMITALPADLNSEQAVSLRRTIQRFPEEAIYVYSFKENRMVYADGWEEVLGYEDSEINMLSIVDITTPEYKPFSFELNDKALMFIMSRTEELEKYSFTIELKKLHKNGTPVPLIVRVGVFRSENGRVTEIIGRNQVSQRLKLGKVMQYAAYGPEKAEFEEELNKNLFHYYAISQKEKEALAMLAQGKSFKEIAHELNVTQSAIEKRIIPLYKRFEVKSLTHLVTFAMENHILP; encoded by the coding sequence ATGTCCAATCCCGGGGAGTTTTCCAGATCTATGATCACAGCCTTGCCTGCCGATTTGAACAGTGAACAGGCAGTTAGTTTAAGACGTACAATACAGCGGTTTCCTGAGGAAGCAATATATGTGTATTCCTTTAAGGAGAATAGGATGGTATATGCGGATGGGTGGGAAGAGGTGCTGGGGTATGAGGATAGTGAGATCAATATGCTGAGTATTGTGGATATCACAACGCCGGAGTATAAACCGTTTTCATTTGAACTGAATGACAAGGCGTTGATGTTTATTATGAGCCGCACGGAGGAACTGGAGAAGTATAGTTTTACAATAGAACTGAAGAAGTTGCATAAGAATGGGACGCCGGTGCCGCTCATTGTGCGGGTGGGAGTGTTTAGGTCTGAGAATGGCCGGGTGACGGAGATAATTGGGAGGAACCAGGTCAGCCAGCGGTTGAAATTGGGGAAGGTGATGCAGTATGCGGCGTATGGGCCGGAGAAGGCGGAGTTTGAGGAGGAGTTGAATAAGAATTTGTTCCATTATTATGCGATCTCACAAAAAGAGAAGGAGGCGCTGGCCATGTTGGCACAGGGGAAGTCGTTTAAGGAGATCGCGCATGAGTTGAATGTTACACAGTCGGCGATAGAGAAAAGGATTATTCCATTGTATAAACGGTTTGAGGTAAAGAGTTTAACGCATTTGGTGACGTTTGCTATGGAGAATCATATTTTGCCATGA
- a CDS encoding alpha-glucuronidase family glycosyl hydrolase, producing the protein MRYIVLIVLLLQLYPCFSKVPVIVHSKQASGATLLAIKELQRYIYVRTGELPRVSNTDADNSIWVGTIDAVTIKDQRINQQLKGDAYQLLSVSDRKLIIVGGSEIATLYGAYKFLESTGIGFALDDDIIPDTRINQIQLSGFNKTYAPAFALRGIQPFHDFPEGPDWWNEDDYKAIIGQLPKMGMNFIGFHTYPSVGVFRGWYKPEPVVWIGTKEQFDPATGHVNNAYPVLHANTNDSTWDYYPKKTSAFNFGAAQLFETDNYGADYMKGVSNWPHTPEENIHIFNKVGSVLNGAFSLAKELGVKTCVGTETALTIPNEVKRTLPKASQDSIRQALYEGMFSRIKATYPLDYYWFWTPEDWTWSGERPGETDFVKKDLLSAVAAAKAVKAPFTLATCGWVLGPSRNRAEFDQLLPKEMPFSVINRQQGYTPVEPAFATVTERPKWEITWMEDDPALICPQFWAGRTRKDAQDAFKYGCTGLMGIHWRTRNISPNFMALAKAGWEANTYDKEVPADKRDYPVGDLYDEWATLQFGKDAAKMASTIFQRFDGAAPVSPEVTDYTANFPRATIWGIKGPGLIIANKVPWDSVVKGYDFISEFEKCGKLVHTPSQVANYQYWLHTFYYARAISKVGCLLGEMDTIAKLLPGKKELGDSLLVLRDSTAGVWEEMMTALLQTVSTTGEMGMIANIEQHNMQRMQYLTRYDSLIAAARGGVPPLVLSKEYKGPARVVVTTKRTMLNAGESLDFRVRVLSGKAVKGVKLYWKELGGKAFSSEAVEREGANVYKVHVGEKKTDFEYYIKVEIAGGESLRYPEAGNRTVVVW; encoded by the coding sequence ATGAGATATATAGTACTGATCGTTTTACTATTACAGCTGTATCCCTGTTTTTCTAAAGTACCTGTAATCGTTCATAGCAAGCAGGCGAGTGGTGCCACATTGTTAGCCATTAAAGAGCTGCAGCGATATATCTATGTCAGAACAGGGGAGTTGCCCCGCGTGAGTAATACCGATGCTGATAATAGTATCTGGGTAGGGACGATTGATGCGGTGACGATAAAAGATCAACGAATTAATCAGCAGCTGAAAGGGGATGCCTACCAGTTACTGTCTGTATCCGATCGCAAGTTGATAATAGTGGGAGGATCAGAGATTGCCACGCTATATGGTGCGTATAAATTCCTGGAATCTACCGGGATTGGTTTTGCACTGGATGATGATATTATCCCGGATACCCGTATTAATCAAATCCAGTTAAGTGGGTTTAATAAAACCTATGCACCCGCATTTGCATTAAGGGGGATACAACCATTTCATGATTTTCCGGAAGGGCCGGATTGGTGGAATGAAGATGATTATAAAGCCATCATTGGACAGTTGCCAAAGATGGGAATGAACTTTATCGGATTCCATACATATCCTAGTGTGGGCGTATTCAGAGGATGGTACAAACCTGAACCTGTGGTGTGGATAGGAACAAAGGAGCAGTTTGATCCTGCTACAGGTCATGTAAATAATGCATATCCTGTACTGCATGCGAATACAAACGACAGTACATGGGATTACTATCCTAAGAAAACTTCTGCTTTTAATTTCGGTGCCGCGCAGTTATTCGAGACGGATAACTATGGCGCGGATTATATGAAAGGGGTATCTAACTGGCCGCATACGCCGGAGGAGAATATCCATATTTTTAATAAGGTGGGGAGTGTATTGAATGGGGCCTTTTCCCTGGCAAAGGAATTAGGTGTGAAGACCTGTGTGGGTACAGAAACAGCGTTGACAATTCCTAATGAGGTGAAGCGGACCTTGCCCAAAGCGAGCCAGGATTCTATCAGACAAGCATTGTACGAAGGGATGTTTTCCAGGATTAAGGCGACTTATCCATTAGATTATTATTGGTTTTGGACACCGGAAGACTGGACCTGGTCAGGTGAGCGGCCGGGAGAAACTGATTTTGTAAAGAAAGATCTATTGAGTGCGGTGGCAGCTGCAAAGGCGGTAAAGGCACCGTTTACATTGGCTACCTGTGGATGGGTGTTAGGCCCTTCCCGGAACAGGGCGGAGTTTGATCAGTTATTGCCGAAGGAAATGCCTTTTAGTGTAATTAACAGGCAACAGGGATATACGCCTGTAGAACCTGCATTTGCGACTGTTACTGAAAGACCCAAGTGGGAGATTACGTGGATGGAGGATGATCCGGCATTAATATGTCCGCAGTTTTGGGCAGGCAGGACGAGGAAGGATGCGCAGGATGCATTTAAATATGGCTGCACAGGATTGATGGGTATTCATTGGCGGACGCGGAATATTTCGCCAAACTTTATGGCATTGGCGAAGGCTGGATGGGAAGCGAATACTTATGATAAAGAAGTGCCGGCAGATAAGCGGGATTACCCGGTGGGTGATTTGTATGATGAATGGGCGACTTTGCAATTTGGAAAGGATGCGGCAAAGATGGCTTCTACTATTTTTCAGCGATTTGATGGTGCTGCGCCAGTGAGTCCGGAAGTGACGGATTATACGGCTAACTTTCCAAGAGCCACTATCTGGGGAATAAAAGGACCGGGTTTGATTATTGCCAATAAAGTGCCGTGGGATTCAGTGGTAAAAGGATATGATTTTATTAGTGAGTTTGAGAAGTGTGGGAAGTTGGTGCATACTCCCAGCCAGGTGGCTAACTACCAGTATTGGTTGCATACGTTTTATTATGCGAGGGCTATTTCAAAAGTGGGATGCTTGTTAGGGGAGATGGATACGATTGCAAAACTTTTGCCTGGGAAGAAAGAATTAGGAGATAGTTTGCTGGTATTAAGAGATAGTACGGCAGGAGTTTGGGAGGAGATGATGACAGCGTTGTTGCAGACAGTGAGTACGACGGGCGAGATGGGGATGATAGCGAATATTGAGCAGCATAATATGCAAAGGATGCAGTACTTGACGAGGTATGATAGTTTGATAGCGGCGGCGAGGGGTGGTGTACCTCCGCTTGTGTTATCGAAGGAGTATAAAGGGCCTGCAAGGGTAGTGGTGACGACGAAGCGGACGATGTTGAATGCAGGGGAGAGTTTGGATTTTAGGGTGAGGGTATTGTCGGGGAAAGCAGTGAAAGGGGTAAAGTTGTATTGGAAGGAATTGGGTGGGAAGGCGTTTTCTTCGGAAGCAGTGGAGCGTGAGGGAGCGAATGTGTATAAAGTGCATGTGGGGGAGAAGAAAACAGATTTTGAATATTATATAAAGGTGGAAATAGCGGGGGGAGAGAGTTTGAGGTATCCGGAGGCGGGGAATAGAACGGTGGTGGTGTGGTGA
- a CDS encoding AraC family transcriptional regulator has product MKPLIQKLPLNENNSFVAQTFRTPEFEVGWHQHIEFELILFTEGAGMSFIGNHVGEFETNDIYLLGTNLPHTFQKREPDMIASAVVVQFKENCWGNSFLEIPECRHIRHLLSTSSYGLKIQGETKSQLFSLITSLETAKDFQRILLLGQCLDLVARTKEYITVSTQEVKSQPKEKEVIDRIFQYTIDNFRDPISLPQVADIACMSIPAFCNYFKKSTKKTYIDFLNEIRIGYACTLLMETQKTVLDICFDSGYNTMANFHKQFLKIKKFTPLQYRKHFANNMGLLQNNIHIIPE; this is encoded by the coding sequence ATGAAACCACTGATTCAAAAGTTACCTCTCAATGAGAACAATTCATTTGTTGCTCAAACTTTCCGCACACCAGAATTTGAGGTAGGCTGGCACCAGCATATTGAGTTCGAGCTTATTCTTTTTACTGAAGGGGCCGGCATGAGCTTTATCGGGAATCATGTGGGTGAATTTGAGACAAATGACATTTATCTCTTAGGTACTAATTTGCCACATACTTTTCAGAAACGCGAACCCGATATGATAGCCAGTGCTGTTGTAGTACAATTTAAGGAAAATTGCTGGGGCAATTCGTTTCTTGAAATACCTGAATGTCGTCATATCCGCCACCTGCTCAGTACATCCTCCTATGGTTTAAAAATACAGGGAGAGACCAAAAGCCAGTTATTCTCACTGATCACATCGCTCGAAACAGCCAAAGATTTTCAACGTATTCTACTATTAGGACAATGCCTGGACCTGGTGGCCCGTACTAAAGAATATATCACCGTCTCGACACAGGAAGTGAAATCTCAGCCCAAAGAAAAAGAAGTGATCGATAGAATTTTTCAATATACGATAGACAATTTCCGCGATCCCATTTCCCTTCCACAAGTTGCTGACATCGCCTGTATGAGCATCCCTGCCTTCTGCAACTATTTCAAGAAAAGTACAAAGAAAACATACATTGATTTTCTCAACGAAATCAGGATTGGATATGCCTGCACGCTGCTGATGGAAACACAAAAAACTGTCCTGGATATCTGCTTTGATAGTGGCTACAATACAATGGCTAATTTTCACAAACAGTTCCTGAAGATAAAAAAATTCACGCCATTACAATACCGAAAACACTTTGCTAATAACATGGGGTTACTACAGAATAATATTCACATTATACCTGAATAA
- a CDS encoding DUF6804 family protein, whose amino-acid sequence MRLFTFFTAALLFIATIKLPIGFYTALRILVFICSILLIRSSYQDSLTNWVILFLVIAVLFNPILPVYLYKKSIWIPIDVIAGILFLAKGLFWRRNIK is encoded by the coding sequence ATGAGACTATTTACCTTTTTCACAGCAGCCTTACTATTCATTGCAACAATTAAATTGCCAATAGGGTTTTACACCGCTCTGCGCATATTGGTATTTATCTGCTCAATATTGTTAATCAGGTCATCCTACCAGGATAGCCTGACTAACTGGGTGATCCTCTTTTTGGTAATAGCGGTTCTATTCAATCCAATTCTTCCTGTTTATCTATATAAAAAGAGTATTTGGATACCTATTGATGTAATAGCAGGCATATTGTTTTTGGCGAAAGGTCTATTTTGGCGGCGAAACATTAAATAA